CTCTTCGGCATCGGCCACAGCCACGAGCAGGTTTTGAAAGAGCGCGGGATTCGCACCATCGGCGAATTGCGCCGGGTGCCGCGCCCGTTGCTCATCGCCACCTTCGGCGAAGCCATCGGCAGCCAGCTTTATGATCGCGCCCGCGGCATGGACCCGCGCGAGGTGACGGCGCCCACAATGCCCAAATCCATTTCGCGCGAAACCACCATCGAGGGCGGCACCATTGATCTCGATTTTCTGCTCGGGCTGATCGAGTACCTCGCCGAGCGGGTGGCCTCGACCCTGCGCGGGTTCAGCCGCCAGGCGCGAACGCTTGCCGTCCGCATCCGCTACACCGATTTCGGCGACGCCGCCCGTTCCACCTCGCTCCAGCCGCCCACCAACGACGAAAAGAGTCTGCTCGAAACAGCCATGAAAATTTTCCATGCGCTCTATACCCGCCGCGTGGCCATCCGCTTTGTCGGCGTCGGCGTGGCGAACCTCGAGCCGGAGAGTTTGCAAAACAACCTGTTCGACAAAAACCGGAATCGCCGCTGGTATCTGAGCCGCGGCGTGGACAACGTGCGCAAGAAATTTGGCTGGAATGCTTTGTTTTACGGCAACGGCTTCGCCCTGCGCGAGCACTACTCGACCGAGCGCTTTGGCCTCGTGCTCTCGACGCCGTGCCTTTCACGGTGAAAGTTCACACCTTACCAACACCCGAGCCGCCCGCACGAGCGGCTCCTGTTTTCGAGTTTCGAGTGTCGGTTTTCGAATTCCGATGTTTGTCCATCTTCACTGTCACAGCCACTACTCCTTCCTCCGGGGCGTGCCGTCGCCGGAAGAATTGATCGAAGCAGCGGCGCGGATGGAGATGCCGGCGGTCGCGTTGACCGACACGAACGGCATGTACGCGGCGATTCCCTTCTACCAGCGGGCGCGGGAAGCGGGCGTGAAGCCCATCCTCGGCACTGTACTGGACATCGAGTTTCGTCCCGAAGTCCCGGGATCGAGTTTCGAAACTCGTAATGCAAACGCAGCCGCCGGAGTAGCGGAAGGAACGCTGGTGCTGCTCGCGGCGAACCACGAAGGCTACCGCAACCTTTGCCGCCTCACGACCCTGCGTCAACTGGAGGACCGCCCGGTCACGCTCGAAGAATTGAACCATCACCGTGCCGGCTTGATTGTGCTCGGCCGCCGGCTTCGATCCGCCTCCGTGCTGCGGGAGATATTCGCCGAAGCGTTCTACTTCGAAGTCTGGAACCACAATGACGCTCCGAGCCGCCACCGTCTGCGCGCTGCCGCCAAGCTCGCCCCGCAGGCGGGCATGCGCCTCGCGGCGACGAACGGCGTCTATTTCCTGGCGCCGGAAGATTTCCTCTATCACAAAGTTTTGAACGCGATCCGCGTGGGAACGCTTCTTTCCAAGATTACGCCGCCGGAGATCACGAGCGCCGAAGCCCACTTTCGCAGCGAAGCGGACATGCGCCGGGCATTCCTGGAATTCCCCGATGCGCTGCGGGCCACGATGGACATTGCCGATCAGTGCGACGTGGAACTCGAGCTGGGCAAGCTGGTCTTCCCTCGCTTCGAGTTGCCGCCGGGCGAAACCGCCTTTTCCTATCTCTGGAAGCTTTGCTTTGACGGCGCCCGCGAGCGTTACCGGCCATTGACGCCGCCGGTCCTGGCGCGGCTCGAACGCGAATTGAAGATCATTGATCGCCTGAACCTTGCGCCCTATTTCCTCATCGTCTGGGACATTGTCCGCCACGCCCGCGAAAAAGGGATTCCTTCCGTCGGGCGCGGCTCGGCCGCCTCCTCGATCGTCGCCTACTGCCTCGGCATCACCCGCATCTGCCCGCTGCGCTATGGACTTTACTTTGAGCGCTTCCTGAACGACGAGCGCGGCGATTGCCCGGACATTGATCTGGATATCGAGGGCCTGCGCCGCGACGACGTCCTGGATTACGTTTACAAGAAATACAGCCCGGCGGCCGTGCCCGATTCGGGCGCGGCGAGTGACGGCCGCGTGGCAATGGTTTCGAGCTTCATCACGATGCAAGCGCGGCTGGCGGTGCGCGAGGTGGCAAAAGTGTTTGGTCTCAGCCCGCAAGAAGTGAATCCCTTTACTCGCCGCCTGCCACATCGGCCGGTGTCCGAGATGCTCGAAGCGATTCGCGTTCTACCCGAGTGCCGCTCGCTGCCGGTGGACGAGGAACCCTACCGAACCATCCTTCAGGTAGCGCTGCGGCTGGACAATTTCCCGCGCCACCTGGGCATTCATCCTTGCGGCACGGTGATTACGCCCACGCCGCTCACCGATTGGACGCCGCTGGAGGTGGCGACCAAAGGAATCGTGGTCACGCAGTACGACATGAACGCCATCGAAGCGCTCGGCTTGATCAAGATGGACCTGCTCGGCCAGCGCGGGCTCACCACGCTTTCCTTTGCCTTGCGCTACATCGAAGAGAACCACGGCAAAAAGATTGATATTGATCGCCTGCCGGAGGACGACCGGCTCACCTGGGACATGATTGGGCAGGGGCGCACGATGGGGCTGTTTCAAATCGAATCGCCCGGGATGCGGCAACTCCTGCGGAATATTGGCGCCGACTCGATTGACGACGTCTGCCTGGCGCTGGCGCTGATTCGCCCGGGCGCGTCGGAATACGGCTCCAAAGAAGCCTTTCTCAGGCGTTTTCGCGGCCGGGAACCCGTGCGCTATCCGCACCCGAAGGCCGAGCCGATCTTGCGCGAGACGCTCGGCATCTGCATTTATCAGGAGCAGGTGCTGCGGCTGGCGCAAGAAATTGGCGCATTGACCCTTCAGGAAGCCGATTTGCTTCGCAAGCCGCTGCATAAAGTCTCAGCGCCGCGCGAACGGGCAAAGCTCCGCGCCAAATTCCTGAAATCGGCGGAGCGGATGGGCATCCCGCTCGAACAGCGCGAAGAGGTCTGGCGGGCGGTGGAGAAATTCGCCGGCTTTGGCTTTTGCAAAGCCCACGCCGCCACCTACGCCGACATCTCCTACCGCATTGCTTATCTCAAGGCGCACTATCCCGCCGAACTGCTCGCTGCCATGTGCAGCTCCGGCGCCGGTTTCTATCACGTCTCCGCTTACGTGGAAGAGGCAAAGCGCTGGGGACTCAAGGTGCTGCTGCCGTGCATCCATCAATCGCAGATCGAATACACAGCGGAAAGTGACGGGGAAAGCGCAGGAGGTAAAGGAAACAAAGAGAACCTTT
The Candidatus Acidiferrales bacterium DNA segment above includes these coding regions:
- the dinB gene encoding DNA polymerase IV codes for the protein MPKIVHVDVDAFFASVEQVLNPALRGRPVLVGRGVVASASYEAKALGVKTAMTIRRARELCPQAILVDGRYEHYADYAERIRTILLDFTPAVEQSALDDFYLDFTGTDRLYPDFSGKLRALQQHIQENLGLSVSVGTATSKMVAAIASRLRRPRGFHIVPPGTEDEFLAPLPIEKLFGIGHSHEQVLKERGIRTIGELRRVPRPLLIATFGEAIGSQLYDRARGMDPREVTAPTMPKSISRETTIEGGTIDLDFLLGLIEYLAERVASTLRGFSRQARTLAVRIRYTDFGDAARSTSLQPPTNDEKSLLETAMKIFHALYTRRVAIRFVGVGVANLEPESLQNNLFDKNRNRRWYLSRGVDNVRKKFGWNALFYGNGFALREHYSTERFGLVLSTPCLSR
- a CDS encoding DNA polymerase III subunit alpha, with protein sequence MFVHLHCHSHYSFLRGVPSPEELIEAAARMEMPAVALTDTNGMYAAIPFYQRAREAGVKPILGTVLDIEFRPEVPGSSFETRNANAAAGVAEGTLVLLAANHEGYRNLCRLTTLRQLEDRPVTLEELNHHRAGLIVLGRRLRSASVLREIFAEAFYFEVWNHNDAPSRHRLRAAAKLAPQAGMRLAATNGVYFLAPEDFLYHKVLNAIRVGTLLSKITPPEITSAEAHFRSEADMRRAFLEFPDALRATMDIADQCDVELELGKLVFPRFELPPGETAFSYLWKLCFDGARERYRPLTPPVLARLERELKIIDRLNLAPYFLIVWDIVRHAREKGIPSVGRGSAASSIVAYCLGITRICPLRYGLYFERFLNDERGDCPDIDLDIEGLRRDDVLDYVYKKYSPAAVPDSGAASDGRVAMVSSFITMQARLAVREVAKVFGLSPQEVNPFTRRLPHRPVSEMLEAIRVLPECRSLPVDEEPYRTILQVALRLDNFPRHLGIHPCGTVITPTPLTDWTPLEVATKGIVVTQYDMNAIEALGLIKMDLLGQRGLTTLSFALRYIEENHGKKIDIDRLPEDDRLTWDMIGQGRTMGLFQIESPGMRQLLRNIGADSIDDVCLALALIRPGASEYGSKEAFLRRFRGREPVRYPHPKAEPILRETLGICIYQEQVLRLAQEIGALTLQEADLLRKPLHKVSAPRERAKLRAKFLKSAERMGIPLEQREEVWRAVEKFAGFGFCKAHAATYADISYRIAYLKAHYPAELLAAMCSSGAGFYHVSAYVEEAKRWGLKVLLPCIHQSQIEYTAESDGESAGGKGNKENLCLSHCLRIGLMQVKNLSAKTMQAILSARRERPFDSLEDFLRRVPVEYAEAEALIRCGAMDCFLSSAEPRGACLGAQQAILGLGETGVSGLGDRTSNRSSKPSSRPELLWLLNLIFKKAERSRTETEQELFGGMTRPLAEPDAVPRLPDYSREQRLAAEGEILEVFVSGHPLDLIARNGELWSTDLPKHAGRRVRALGWLITYRHVPTKTYRNMMFVTLEDQRGTFEVVMFPEAYERYGRWVFETRILRVTGRVEPDGQLNCEKLEAVQL